A window from Streptosporangiales bacterium encodes these proteins:
- a CDS encoding PadR family transcriptional regulator has translation MVRRAEVLELAVLGQLVDAPLHGYELRKRLSALLGPFRAISYGSLYPCLRRLVVRGWIETGDDVERGVLTGRRARIVYELTAAGKERLTEMRDESGPASWEDDSFGVHFALFGQTPAEVRLRILEGRRTRMQERMAELRESMTRRRERLDRYTLALQEHGLEAVEREVRWLTDRIEIERHELDGRPRRSARKPRHH, from the coding sequence GTGGTCAGGCGAGCCGAGGTCCTCGAGTTGGCCGTGCTCGGCCAACTCGTCGACGCGCCGTTGCACGGCTACGAGCTGCGCAAACGCCTCTCGGCACTGCTCGGTCCCTTCCGCGCGATCTCGTACGGCTCGCTCTATCCGTGCCTGCGGCGGCTCGTCGTGCGCGGCTGGATCGAGACCGGTGACGACGTCGAGCGCGGCGTGCTCACCGGCCGCCGCGCGCGGATCGTCTACGAGCTGACCGCGGCGGGCAAGGAGCGCCTGACCGAGATGCGTGACGAGTCCGGCCCCGCGAGCTGGGAGGACGACTCGTTCGGCGTGCACTTCGCGCTGTTCGGGCAGACACCCGCCGAGGTCAGGCTGCGCATCCTCGAGGGCCGCCGTACCCGCATGCAGGAGCGGATGGCCGAGCTGCGCGAGTCGATGACGAGGCGGCGTGAACGTCTCGACCGCTACACCCTCGCGCTGCAAGAGCACGGGCTCGAGGCGGTCGAGCGCGAGGTGCGCTGGCTCACCGACCGCATCGAGATCGAACGGCACGAGCTCGACGGGCGCCCGCGCCGGTCGGCACGTAAGCCGCGTCACCATTGA
- a CDS encoding inositol-3-phosphate synthase — MGSVRVAIVGVGNCAASLVQGVEYYKDADPSQTVPGLMHVRFGTYHVRDVEFVAAFDVDAKKVGQDLAHAIGASENNTVKLCDVPPTGVTVQRGHTHDGLGRYYRETIAEADAPPVDVVAALREARADVLVSYLPVGSEDAGKFYAQCAIDAGVAFVNALPVFIASDPVWAKKFEDAGLPIVGDDIKSQVGATITHRVLTALFEDRGVELQRTMQLNVGGNMDFKNMLERDRLESKKVSKTQSVTSQVDRDLGDRNVHIGPSDYVAWLDDRKWAYVRMEGKAFGDVPLNLEYKLEVWDSPNSAGIIIDAIRAAKIAKDRGIAGPLLSASSYFMKSPPVQHRDDEARELVERFIRGEVDR; from the coding sequence ATGGGTTCGGTACGTGTCGCAATAGTAGGCGTCGGCAACTGCGCCGCCTCGCTGGTGCAAGGGGTCGAGTACTACAAGGATGCCGACCCGTCGCAGACCGTTCCAGGGCTGATGCACGTGCGGTTCGGGACGTACCACGTCCGCGACGTGGAGTTCGTCGCCGCGTTCGACGTCGACGCGAAGAAGGTCGGCCAGGACCTCGCGCATGCGATCGGGGCGAGCGAGAACAACACCGTCAAGCTCTGCGACGTGCCGCCTACCGGTGTCACCGTGCAGCGCGGTCACACCCACGACGGCCTCGGTCGCTACTACCGCGAGACGATCGCCGAGGCCGACGCGCCGCCGGTCGACGTCGTCGCCGCGCTGCGCGAGGCGCGGGCCGATGTGCTCGTCTCGTACCTCCCGGTGGGCTCGGAGGACGCCGGCAAGTTCTACGCGCAGTGCGCGATCGACGCCGGCGTCGCCTTCGTCAACGCGCTCCCCGTCTTCATCGCGTCCGACCCGGTGTGGGCGAAGAAGTTCGAGGACGCAGGCCTGCCGATCGTCGGCGACGACATCAAGAGCCAGGTCGGTGCGACGATCACGCATCGCGTGCTGACCGCGCTGTTCGAGGACCGCGGCGTCGAGCTGCAGCGCACCATGCAGCTCAACGTCGGCGGCAACATGGACTTCAAGAACATGCTCGAACGCGACCGGCTCGAGTCGAAGAAGGTCTCCAAGACCCAGTCGGTGACCTCACAGGTCGACCGCGACCTCGGCGACCGCAACGTGCACATCGGCCCGTCCGACTACGTCGCGTGGCTCGACGACCGCAAGTGGGCGTACGTCCGCATGGAGGGCAAGGCGTTCGGTGACGTGCCGCTCAACCTCGAGTACAAGCTCGAGGTCTGGGACTCGCCGAACTCCGCCGGCATCATCATCGACGCGATCCGCGCCGCGAAGATCGCGAAGGACCGCGGCATCGCCGGGCCCCTCCTGTCGGCGTCGTCGTACTTCATGAAGTCGCCGCCGGTGCAGCACCGCGACGACGAGGCCCGGGAGCTGGTGGAGAGGTTCATCCGCGGCGAGGTCGACCGGTAG
- a CDS encoding M48 family metalloprotease encodes MRVAGAAGSVVYVTTPAGGASGGDGNEVVERHRIDFPGLSSRAYEHPADRSALTALRKVPYADSVLKRLAGLFSERRLRLLHLASAVRVEEGQLAYLHELRLDAAKTLDLPEIPELYVTADPTVNAATLGVDRPFIVINSATLDLYDEDELRFVIGHEMGHVLSGHALYSSVLFSLMRVSGLGTTIPLGGLAIAGIVQALKEWFRKAELSADRAGLLVGQDVAAATRAHMKMAAGVDVADMSFGAFLRQGEEYASTGDARDGVARLMNMLATTHPFAAVRAVELGRWVGSGDYDRIRGGDYARREDDAETSFTDEVKRAAASYKDSWDNSEDALVKTLRDLGGGVADVGGRVFERVRDYVRPRSG; translated from the coding sequence ATGCGCGTCGCCGGGGCGGCGGGTAGTGTCGTGTACGTGACAACCCCAGCAGGCGGCGCGAGTGGCGGCGACGGCAACGAGGTCGTCGAGCGACACCGGATCGACTTCCCTGGACTCAGCTCGCGGGCGTACGAACACCCGGCCGACCGCTCGGCGCTGACCGCGCTGCGCAAGGTGCCGTACGCGGACTCCGTCCTCAAGCGGCTGGCCGGCCTGTTCAGCGAGCGCCGGTTGCGACTGCTCCACCTCGCGTCCGCGGTCCGGGTGGAGGAGGGGCAGCTGGCGTACCTGCACGAGCTGAGGCTCGACGCGGCGAAGACGCTCGACCTGCCCGAGATCCCCGAGCTGTACGTCACCGCCGATCCCACCGTCAACGCCGCCACCCTCGGCGTCGACCGGCCGTTCATCGTGATCAACAGCGCCACGCTCGATCTCTACGACGAGGACGAACTGCGGTTCGTCATCGGTCACGAGATGGGACACGTGCTGTCCGGGCACGCGCTGTACAGCTCGGTGCTCTTCTCGCTGATGCGGGTGTCCGGACTCGGCACCACGATCCCCCTCGGCGGGCTCGCGATCGCGGGCATCGTGCAGGCGCTCAAGGAGTGGTTCCGCAAGGCGGAGCTCTCCGCCGACCGTGCCGGGCTGCTGGTGGGCCAGGATGTCGCGGCCGCCACCCGCGCGCACATGAAGATGGCGGCCGGGGTCGACGTCGCCGACATGAGCTTCGGCGCCTTCCTGCGCCAGGGCGAGGAGTACGCGAGCACGGGCGATGCGCGCGACGGCGTCGCCCGGCTGATGAACATGCTGGCGACGACGCACCCGTTCGCCGCGGTCCGTGCCGTCGAGCTCGGCAGGTGGGTCGGCTCGGGCGACTACGACCGCATCAGGGGCGGCGACTACGCGCGTCGCGAGGACGACGCGGAGACCTCGTTCACCGACGAGGTCAAGCGGGCCGCGGCGTCGTACAAGGACTCCTGGGACAACTCCGAGGACGCCCTCGTCAAGACCCTGCGCGATCTCGGCGGCGGTGTCGCCGACGTCGGCGGACGCGTCTTCGAGAGGGTCCGCGACTACGTCCGCCCGCGCTCTGGCTGA